From the Kitasatospora viridis genome, one window contains:
- a CDS encoding FitA-like ribbon-helix-helix domain-containing protein yields MTALTIRDVPDDQIQTLKVRAAQAGKSLQAFMQELIARETSKPTMAEMMNRLNREATATISTADVLAAIDEGRAGR; encoded by the coding sequence ATGACGGCTCTCACCATCCGGGACGTCCCGGACGACCAGATTCAGACCCTGAAGGTCCGCGCAGCCCAGGCCGGCAAGTCGCTCCAGGCGTTCATGCAGGAGTTGATCGCCCGGGAGACGTCGAAGCCCACGATGGCGGAGATGATGAACCGGCTGAACCGGGAGGCCACTGCCACCATCAGCACAGCCGATGTCCTCGCCGCCATCGACGAGGGGCGAGCCGGGCGTTGA
- a CDS encoding type II toxin-antitoxin system VapC family toxin produces the protein MIVIDCSALVVVLAAQGSDGERVRSRVAEAGDVYAPTLLDYEIQSALLGMHRGGKLTEKEVERAIAAYRMLPIAKLDTLPFWDRVRKLHANLSTYDAQYVALAEALGVPLITSDARIERSGAAKCEIEVFASIRP, from the coding sequence TTGATCGTCATCGACTGTTCGGCACTCGTCGTGGTGCTCGCTGCCCAAGGTTCCGACGGAGAGCGCGTGCGCAGCCGGGTGGCCGAGGCCGGGGACGTCTACGCGCCCACTCTCCTGGACTACGAGATCCAGTCGGCCCTCCTCGGCATGCACCGCGGCGGCAAGCTCACCGAGAAGGAGGTGGAGAGGGCGATCGCGGCGTACCGGATGCTTCCCATCGCCAAGCTGGACACCTTGCCCTTCTGGGACCGGGTGAGGAAGCTGCACGCCAACCTCAGCACCTACGACGCCCAGTACGTCGCCCTGGCAGAGGCACTGGGCGTACCGCTGATCACCAGCGATGCGAGGATCGAACGCAGCGGTGCGGCGAAGTGCGAGATCGAGGTCTTCGCCTCGATCCGCCCCTGA
- a CDS encoding type II toxin-antitoxin system VapB family antitoxin produces MSVTTIDLDDDALAKALRFSAGATKKDVVNTALREYAERHERAAQRARHMRAAQEWDYEGWQELHDAEKRGPE; encoded by the coding sequence ATGAGCGTGACGACGATCGATCTGGATGACGACGCATTGGCGAAGGCCCTGCGCTTCTCCGCGGGTGCTACCAAGAAGGACGTGGTGAACACCGCCCTCCGCGAGTACGCGGAGAGGCATGAACGCGCGGCCCAGCGCGCCCGACACATGCGGGCGGCCCAGGAGTGGGACTACGAGGGGTGGCAGGAGCTCCACGACGCGGAGAAGCGGGGACCGGAGTGA
- a CDS encoding alpha/beta hydrolase, with amino-acid sequence MTIGSWGVRTGVARRVVRTVRAGLLLLLAAVLAVLVPAAVPASAATGAGAGTDDPSRTAVSFSSADGTVLHGIVLAPHRAAGARGPGLVMVGGAGPVKAADLQDAAAAYARRGITTLVYDKRTAGYSTTHRDYGKLADDALAALAVLRARPDVQPSQAGLWGLSEGAWVVSLAASRSADVDFLITAGAVGITPARQQAWSYGGFLRHAGVSGSLLPTMQVTAIRQLVGAGLFPEADYDPVPVWQRVHQPVLAEWGALDREAAPAESEPIIRQALDRAGNTHYTFRTVPGVRHNLELTHADGYDRPDQLPGDYAAYETAWIDRLSTGLPAVSVDPAPHQDAPSRPLAPLAWYERVWLQALATGVILLGFTGYLLTGTARRLRRRPRPADLPRAARWAALAGTAATLVSLGYLLFLAITAAGITGPVLLGRPVVWLAVQLLAVATVVASGWAAAGALRGRRALTAGSRTRLGLLLTSSAVFLPWALYWGLLLP; translated from the coding sequence GTGACGATCGGCTCGTGGGGAGTGCGGACCGGGGTGGCCCGACGGGTCGTCAGGACGGTCCGGGCAGGGCTGCTCCTGCTGCTCGCCGCCGTGCTGGCGGTGCTGGTGCCCGCGGCGGTGCCCGCGTCCGCCGCGACGGGGGCCGGGGCCGGGACCGACGACCCGAGCCGGACCGCGGTCTCCTTCAGCAGCGCCGACGGCACCGTGCTGCACGGGATCGTGCTGGCCCCGCACAGAGCGGCCGGGGCCCGCGGGCCCGGGCTGGTGATGGTCGGCGGGGCCGGTCCGGTCAAGGCGGCCGACCTGCAGGACGCCGCCGCGGCCTACGCACGGCGCGGGATCACCACGCTGGTCTACGACAAGCGCACCGCCGGGTACTCGACCACCCACCGGGACTACGGGAAGCTCGCGGACGACGCCCTCGCCGCGCTCGCCGTGCTGCGGGCCCGGCCGGACGTGCAGCCCTCCCAGGCGGGCCTGTGGGGGCTGTCGGAGGGCGCGTGGGTGGTGTCGCTGGCCGCCTCCCGGTCCGCCGACGTGGACTTCCTGATCACCGCCGGCGCCGTCGGGATCACCCCGGCGCGCCAGCAGGCCTGGTCGTACGGCGGCTTCCTGCGCCACGCCGGTGTGTCGGGGTCGCTCCTGCCGACCATGCAGGTGACCGCGATCCGGCAGCTCGTCGGCGCCGGGCTCTTCCCCGAGGCCGACTACGACCCGGTGCCGGTGTGGCAGCGGGTGCACCAGCCCGTGCTGGCCGAGTGGGGCGCCCTGGACCGCGAGGCGGCCCCGGCCGAGAGCGAGCCGATCATCCGTCAGGCGCTCGACCGCGCGGGCAACACCCACTACACGTTCCGCACCGTGCCCGGCGTCCGGCACAACCTGGAACTGACCCACGCGGACGGCTACGACCGGCCCGACCAACTGCCCGGCGACTACGCCGCCTACGAGACGGCCTGGATCGACCGGCTGAGCACCGGCCTGCCCGCGGTGTCCGTCGACCCGGCGCCCCACCAGGACGCGCCGAGCCGGCCGCTGGCCCCGCTCGCCTGGTACGAGCGGGTCTGGCTCCAGGCCCTCGCCACCGGCGTGATCCTGCTCGGCTTCACCGGCTACCTGCTCACCGGCACCGCCCGCCGGCTGCGCCGCCGCCCGCGCCCCGCCGACCTGCCGCGCGCGGCCCGCTGGGCGGCCCTGGCCGGCACGGCGGCCACCCTGGTCTCCCTCGGCTACCTGCTCTTCCTGGCGATCACCGCCGCGGGCATCACCGGCCCGGTCCTGCTCGGCCGCCCCGTCGTCTGGCTGGCCGTCCAACTCCTCGCCGTGGCAACCGTCGTGGCGTCCGGCTGGGCCGCGGCCGGCGCCCTGCGCGGGCGCCGGGCGCTGACCGCCGGCTCCCGGACCAGGCTCGGCCTGCTGCTCACGTCGAGCGCGGTCTTCCTCCCCTGGGCCCTCTACTGGGGCCTGCTGCTGCCCTGA
- a CDS encoding flavin reductase family protein, producing the protein MHVVPGLKVLYFGTPVVLITTRNEDGTANLAPMSSAWWLDQTCVLGLGTSSRTTENLLREGECVLNLPTAALVDAVDRLALTTGTPDVPEFKAALGHRYEPDKFATARLTEQPAELVRAPRVAECPIQLECRLLTSHPLGSPATRATALQVQVLRAHVEEDLLIPGTHYVDPLRWDPLIMKFCEYFAGAANIHPSRLAEGWNMPHHLTPDPA; encoded by the coding sequence ATGCACGTCGTACCCGGGCTCAAGGTGCTGTACTTCGGCACCCCGGTGGTGCTGATCACCACGCGCAACGAGGACGGCACGGCGAACCTCGCGCCGATGTCCTCCGCCTGGTGGCTGGACCAGACCTGCGTGCTCGGTCTCGGCACCAGCAGCCGGACGACCGAGAACCTGCTCCGCGAGGGCGAGTGCGTGCTCAACCTGCCCACCGCCGCACTGGTCGACGCCGTCGACCGCCTCGCCCTCACCACCGGCACCCCGGACGTGCCGGAGTTCAAGGCCGCCCTCGGCCACCGCTACGAGCCCGACAAGTTCGCCACCGCGCGCCTCACCGAGCAGCCCGCCGAACTCGTCCGGGCCCCCCGCGTCGCCGAGTGCCCGATCCAACTGGAGTGCCGGCTCCTCACCTCCCACCCCCTCGGCAGCCCCGCCACCCGCGCCACCGCCCTCCAGGTCCAGGTCCTGCGCGCCCACGTCGAGGAGGACCTGCTCATCCCGGGCACCCACTACGTCGACCCGCTCCGCTGGGACCCGCTGATCATGAAGTTCTGCGAGTACTTCGCCGGCGCCGCCAACATCCACCCCTCCCGCCTCGCCGAGGGCTGGAACATGCCCCACCACCTCACCCCGGACCCGGCCTGA
- a CDS encoding CBS domain-containing protein, which translates to MTTHTRQPAGPGQGLTVADAMAPCDYQIADDSTVDRANDILHSAHVEYLLVRDHNGRCEGLVTRTALHPFLTRSWYTERTAISSTRHQRGPFAWPTMDLSLAATAMRLKHLAVWPVVDDDGFLLGVLTADHAAGLLATTAAAATAA; encoded by the coding sequence GTGACCACTCACACCCGACAACCGGCGGGGCCCGGCCAAGGCCTCACGGTCGCCGACGCCATGGCTCCCTGCGACTACCAGATCGCCGACGACAGCACCGTCGACCGGGCGAACGACATCCTGCACAGCGCCCACGTCGAGTACCTACTGGTCCGCGACCACAACGGCCGCTGCGAGGGCCTGGTCACCCGCACCGCCCTCCACCCCTTCCTGACCCGCTCCTGGTACACCGAGCGCACCGCCATCAGCTCCACCCGGCACCAACGCGGCCCCTTCGCCTGGCCGACCATGGACCTGTCCCTGGCCGCCACCGCCATGCGGCTCAAGCACCTCGCGGTCTGGCCGGTGGTCGACGACGACGGCTTCCTCCTCGGCGTCCTCACCGCCGACCACGCCGCCGGCCTCCTCGCCACGACCGCAGCAGCAGCAACCGCCGCGTGA
- a CDS encoding PIN domain-containing protein, translating to MIRYLVDSSAVWRLLREQDLNDAWGEDIDLRVIGSCAPQRTEFRRSARNLVHYEQMGEMFDDLYPDVPLPKNIWAWIEAAQFRLARSGGAVRALSTVDLMVCATAAHHGLIVLHDDKDFATAAGALTDVLQRSVRDVPR from the coding sequence GTGATCCGGTACCTCGTGGACTCCTCCGCCGTGTGGCGCCTGCTACGTGAGCAGGACCTGAACGACGCCTGGGGAGAGGACATCGACCTGCGTGTCATCGGATCCTGCGCGCCGCAGCGCACCGAGTTCCGCCGCTCCGCCCGCAACCTCGTCCACTACGAGCAGATGGGCGAGATGTTCGACGACCTGTACCCCGACGTGCCCCTGCCGAAGAACATCTGGGCCTGGATCGAGGCCGCCCAGTTCCGGCTCGCCCGCAGTGGCGGCGCCGTGCGGGCGCTCTCCACGGTCGATCTGATGGTCTGTGCCACCGCCGCGCACCACGGGTTGATCGTGTTGCACGACGACAAGGACTTCGCCACGGCAGCCGGGGCGCTGACCGATGTCCTCCAGCGGAGCGTCCGCGACGTGCCTCGGTAG